A genomic segment from Nicotiana sylvestris chromosome 1, ASM39365v2, whole genome shotgun sequence encodes:
- the LOC138877043 gene encoding uncharacterized protein: MPTRRLEKWQIFLTEFNIVYVTWTAKKAQALADHLAENPVDEEYEPLRTYFPDEEVIHIDKVEQDEEPCWKLFFNGAANMKGVGIEDVLISEIGHHYPITAQLHFYYTNNMAEYEIQGEWETRDLKLISYRQCLNDLCLWFRSIEFRHIPRIHNEVADDLATLASMLHHPDKAYVDHLHIQVRDQHAYCNVVKEELEGEPWFHDIRE, from the exons atgcccacaagaAGACTTGAAAAGTGGCAGATTTTTCTCACAGAGTTtaacattgtctatgtgacttgGACCGCAaagaaggcccaagcattggccgatcatttggccgagaacccggtggatgaagagtatgagccattgaggacttattttcctgatgaagaggtgatacaTATTGACAAGGTGGAGCAGGATGAAGAGCCatgttggaaacttttctttaatggagctgctaacatgaaaggtgtcggaatagaggatgtgcttatttctgaaatagggcatcactaccctatcACGGCCCAGCTTCATTTCTATTATActaataacatggctgagtacgag attcagggagaatgggagacacgggatttaaagctcatatcgtatcgacaatgtttgAATGATCTTTGTCTATGGTTCCGATCAATAGAatttaggcatattccaaggatccataatgaggttgccgatgacTTAGCcaccttggcgtcaatgttgcaccatccggacaaagcttatgttgaccATTTGCACATTCAAGTTCGTGACCAGCATGCCTACTGTAATGTGGTTAAGGAAGAACTTGaaggtgaaccatggttccacgatatccgGGAATAA